Proteins encoded within one genomic window of Gloeobacter kilaueensis JS1:
- a CDS encoding glycosyltransferase family 2 protein, which yields MSSVSIVTPVYKAAKFLPEFLFGISKITSVDIEHIVVDGKSDDGSVDILQQYSKLYNLKWISEKDTGQYNAINKGFSMATSDFVGYQNVDDFYFENGLATLIASLKGNPAFDGGYGRYVIVDEHKSFLATPYNQGSFFLNKLVRGNFVFPGTFFIRRSALDNIAFDEKLNFYGDWDWLLQIALAGKKITHLPVEVAAFRRCPGSKSLTWSQRRLSSERKYIGQKHNLNFNAMQFTEFRNRVAQRLTTEWKKLNGDYASEKQSYDLLLRAQ from the coding sequence TTGTCATCTGTTTCGATCGTTACACCCGTCTACAAAGCTGCGAAATTTTTGCCTGAATTTTTGTTTGGCATCTCAAAAATTACTTCTGTCGATATTGAGCATATTGTCGTTGACGGCAAATCCGACGATGGAAGCGTTGATATTCTTCAGCAATACTCGAAGCTATACAATTTAAAATGGATTAGCGAGAAAGATACGGGACAGTACAACGCGATAAACAAAGGTTTCTCTATGGCCACTTCGGATTTTGTCGGGTATCAAAACGTCGATGATTTCTACTTCGAGAATGGACTTGCTACTCTGATCGCTTCATTAAAAGGTAATCCTGCCTTCGATGGGGGCTATGGCAGGTACGTTATTGTCGATGAGCACAAGTCCTTCCTTGCTACACCCTATAATCAGGGAAGCTTTTTTTTGAATAAACTTGTGCGCGGTAACTTCGTTTTCCCAGGAACTTTTTTTATTCGGCGATCAGCTTTAGATAATATTGCCTTCGATGAAAAGCTGAACTTTTATGGGGATTGGGACTGGCTGCTGCAGATTGCCTTAGCCGGAAAAAAGATCACCCATCTGCCTGTAGAAGTTGCTGCTTTTCGGAGGTGTCCTGGTTCAAAATCTCTTACCTGGTCACAGCGCAGACTCAGTTCTGAGCGCAAGTACATTGGCCAAAAGCACAATCTGAATTTCAATGCTATGCAGTTCACAGAATTTCGGAATCGCGTTGCTCAGAGGTTGACTACTGAGTGGAAAAAGTTGAACGGTGACTATGCATCTGAAAAGCAGAGTTACGATTTATTGTTGCGCGCTCAGTAA
- a CDS encoding glycosyltransferase: protein MRKEYTVLHITQSLGGVETSIRSIVNNIDDRIFKSIILCPDPDLEVTGKSGSKVKTYYIPYCREVSILNDLKHILATIKLVKRVKPDLLHCHSAKGGFIGRLAGYLAGIPTIYTPQGFSYLCTDDPLRRALFLSLEKLARSWTTLLLACSESEVQRAILDLNIPKEKVKLWKNCIAHPTLSIQRERPFAEPYIFSVGRPSFQKNVEMLVLTVLALRESGLPIRCVLAGAGLYSPLKEKILDLIKQHELENLFILLDWIEHEETLKLLAHAECFVLASRYEGLPYSILEAMALGKPVVATNVDGTKDCVINNHTGFLVDLYDIESMKDAVARLVQCAETRTELGLNARSHFVEHYDVSKNIQALEGIYQELLQVRDRSTLLSK, encoded by the coding sequence ATGCGCAAAGAGTATACAGTACTGCACATTACCCAGTCCCTCGGCGGCGTTGAAACGAGTATACGTTCAATCGTTAACAACATCGACGATCGTATTTTTAAGTCCATCATCCTATGCCCAGACCCGGATTTAGAAGTTACTGGAAAAAGCGGCAGCAAAGTCAAAACATATTACATACCTTATTGCCGCGAGGTTAGCATCCTAAATGACTTAAAGCATATTTTAGCGACGATAAAGTTAGTAAAGCGCGTAAAACCTGATCTGCTGCATTGCCACAGTGCTAAGGGAGGATTTATTGGAAGGCTGGCAGGCTATTTAGCGGGTATACCAACGATATATACTCCACAAGGATTCTCCTACCTCTGTACAGATGACCCTTTGCGCAGAGCACTTTTTCTCTCCCTGGAGAAACTGGCGCGGTCTTGGACTACTCTTTTGCTGGCTTGCAGTGAATCCGAAGTCCAGAGAGCTATCCTTGATCTCAATATTCCAAAGGAAAAAGTAAAGCTTTGGAAAAATTGCATCGCGCATCCTACTCTCTCAATTCAACGAGAACGCCCTTTTGCAGAGCCGTATATTTTTTCAGTCGGTCGTCCTTCTTTTCAAAAAAATGTCGAGATGCTTGTGCTAACTGTCCTGGCTTTAAGAGAGTCCGGGCTACCGATACGCTGCGTTCTTGCCGGAGCGGGTCTTTATTCCCCATTAAAAGAAAAAATCCTCGATCTCATCAAACAGCATGAACTCGAAAACCTGTTCATTTTACTTGATTGGATAGAGCACGAAGAGACCTTAAAATTGCTGGCTCACGCTGAGTGTTTTGTTCTCGCATCGCGCTATGAAGGTCTTCCCTATTCTATTCTTGAGGCGATGGCGCTAGGCAAGCCAGTTGTTGCCACAAATGTCGATGGAACGAAGGACTGTGTAATAAACAACCATACTGGCTTTCTCGTTGATCTGTACGATATTGAGAGCATGAAAGATGCTGTTGCCCGGCTTGTTCAGTGCGCAGAGACTCGCACTGAACTTGGTCTTAATGCTCGCTCCCATTTTGTAGAACATTATGATGTGAGCAAGAATATTCAAGCCCTCGAAGGTATCTATCAGGAACTCTTGCAAGTTCGCGATAGATCTACACTGCTCAGTAAGTGA
- a CDS encoding glycosyltransferase family 2 protein, giving the protein MDSAFVSVIVVNWNGERYLSRCIDSILNQDYRNLEIIVVDNASSDDSLYILQKYPQILLIQNHENLGFARANNQGFEIASGQYLFALNNDAFLSKNYISLMVDALSRYSNVASAIGKILRAEDNSTIDTTGLFMTRFLRTKDRGYSAKDHGQFDANNITSRAIFSVCGCAAFYRSAAVRQVSNGYQIFDSSFFSYYEDIDLGWRLQNAGWDSIYIPEAVAYHVRGGSEAAVFFKKSQFYQFHTLKNRYFTIIKNISFYEFIIFLPVLIFTESGLLLLILTKYPHLLAVYRAVAEHLPHLLQLRKSLSKLRTRHLALLKY; this is encoded by the coding sequence ATGGATTCTGCCTTTGTATCAGTAATTGTCGTCAACTGGAATGGGGAGAGATATCTCTCTCGATGTATTGATAGTATACTTAATCAGGATTATCGGAATCTAGAGATCATTGTCGTTGACAATGCATCTTCAGATGATTCCCTCTATATTCTTCAAAAGTATCCTCAGATTTTACTTATCCAGAACCATGAAAATTTAGGTTTTGCTCGTGCTAACAATCAGGGTTTTGAAATTGCCAGCGGCCAGTACCTGTTCGCACTCAATAACGATGCTTTCCTCAGTAAAAACTATATTTCCCTGATGGTCGATGCACTATCAAGGTACTCAAATGTAGCTTCTGCCATTGGCAAAATACTCAGAGCTGAGGATAATTCTACAATCGATACAACTGGTTTATTCATGACCCGCTTCCTACGGACAAAGGACCGTGGTTACAGTGCTAAAGATCATGGTCAATTTGATGCAAACAATATTACTAGCAGAGCAATATTCTCAGTTTGCGGATGTGCAGCCTTTTACCGATCGGCTGCGGTTCGACAGGTCTCGAATGGTTACCAGATTTTCGACAGCAGTTTTTTTTCTTACTACGAAGATATCGATCTTGGCTGGCGACTGCAAAATGCTGGCTGGGACTCTATTTATATCCCTGAAGCAGTTGCCTACCATGTACGTGGAGGAAGTGAGGCCGCAGTTTTTTTCAAAAAATCTCAGTTTTATCAGTTTCACACTCTCAAAAACCGCTATTTTACTATCATCAAAAACATTTCTTTCTACGAGTTCATAATTTTCTTGCCTGTTTTGATCTTTACAGAGTCAGGTCTGCTTTTACTGATTCTTACTAAATACCCCCACTTACTTGCTGTTTATCGAGCTGTTGCCGAGCATTTGCCTCATTTACTACAGTTGCGAAAATCTCTTTCTAAATTACGAACACGTCATTTAGCGTTGCTTAAGTATTAG
- a CDS encoding glycosyltransferase family 2 protein — MHSVKKREEFQDICAVVVTYNPEASLIANIRELRKQISSILIVDNASNNPALAYIADLEAIEGVKVIYNRRNIGLAAALNIGYRYACARKYTWLLTFDQDSTITPGYIAAMLDAYGSYDKRDRLAILSPIYYFPATQAVCYHNRDRSSPIAVIERTMTSGMMIKIEALDKIGGFDEDFFIDCIDHELCLRCLDFGYKLIEVRGAKLAHSLGNSEQRKLLNWTFTITNHTPSRRYYNARNRLLTYKKYLMSHPVLIAKDLSNFVFQILKIIFYEKDALTKLSYTAKGCYHGIIGRTGEYK; from the coding sequence ATGCATAGCGTAAAGAAACGAGAAGAATTTCAGGATATATGTGCAGTGGTTGTCACATACAATCCAGAAGCCTCATTAATTGCCAACATTAGAGAACTGAGGAAACAGATTTCCTCGATCCTAATTGTAGACAATGCCTCGAATAATCCAGCCTTGGCCTATATAGCTGATTTAGAAGCGATAGAAGGTGTGAAAGTAATTTATAACCGCAGGAATATTGGTCTTGCAGCAGCGTTAAATATTGGCTACCGGTATGCTTGCGCAAGAAAATACACCTGGCTATTAACCTTTGATCAAGATAGTACGATTACACCAGGGTACATTGCCGCGATGTTGGACGCCTATGGCAGCTACGACAAGCGCGATCGACTGGCGATTCTTTCACCGATCTACTACTTCCCTGCAACCCAAGCAGTTTGCTACCATAATAGAGATAGAAGTAGCCCGATTGCAGTGATCGAGCGAACAATGACATCTGGAATGATGATTAAAATTGAAGCACTCGATAAAATTGGAGGATTTGATGAAGACTTCTTTATCGATTGCATCGACCACGAACTTTGCCTGAGGTGCCTGGACTTTGGTTATAAGCTTATCGAAGTTCGCGGTGCTAAACTTGCGCATAGCCTTGGAAACTCCGAACAGAGGAAATTACTGAATTGGACATTTACGATCACAAACCACACACCCAGCAGACGATATTATAATGCTCGCAATCGGCTACTTACATACAAAAAATACTTAATGTCGCACCCTGTACTTATTGCTAAGGATCTGAGCAATTTTGTGTTTCAAATTTTAAAAATAATTTTCTATGAAAAGGATGCACTGACGAAGCTTTCATATACTGCAAAAGGATGTTATCACGGCATAATTGGCAGGACAGGAGAGTACAAATGA
- a CDS encoding GumC family protein → MSDKTTSPRLSSRLQGAEGADDRGLDIGAYARTIWRWRVPVMMTMAATFTLAVAYTFLSQPVYKSEMLMLLEDKSSQTQVLEDAAQQIQLGGGADFTTQINTQLQVLLSRPLVNKAVVRLSKKYPKLKDDDIDDVIKRLEIEQVTRTQVVSVAFKDTDRQLVQDMLKELAKIYIDYSQDVQKSQVSGAITFINAELPRVRMNVEASEEALRDFRSKNNILDPEEQAKALSGVMSDLMEEAEKAKVELQTSRKQYLALASRLGSSPEQALAAATLSEDKIYQDVLKQYQDTETQLALEKTRFRDDYPTVQNLKDKRDSLQKRLNEQAGVLLGGDGKQAESLRDSLAGTLESNRTSSSTADRYGELRVSLAGDLVKAENLYLVQSARVTGLEAAKERLLGKFQLVPGLAKRYQELNRNAVIASDSLNRLLQRLQELEIKAAQELSPWRVIEPAVLPDKEKPVWPKPLVTLGVGSILSVVFGLLVAVLLETFDDRVKTVERAKELMQLPLLGAIPYNDELNTTAKSEKQSKEIAKISKKAKSNGRVQNPPYTRSAYEEAFRSLLTNIRFLNSDKKVNTFVISSSAPGEGKSTVSTNLARIAAELNRKVLIIDADLRRPTVAKRLELTNSRGLSSVLAGNLSWQEAVQKLGENLFVLTSGPIPPNPVSLLDSRKMAELTKQWREEFDLVLIDSPPLIGLTDATLLARHADGILMVIGLETARRGGLKGARERLEAAGVVPMGMIANALKVESEGYYYYYQYYYHYYGEPTPEEQKKPKER, encoded by the coding sequence ATGTCTGACAAGACCACATCGCCTCGATTGTCTTCACGCCTTCAGGGAGCTGAAGGTGCAGACGATAGGGGACTTGATATCGGTGCCTATGCGAGAACCATTTGGAGGTGGCGCGTTCCAGTCATGATGACTATGGCCGCTACTTTCACTCTTGCGGTCGCTTACACCTTTTTAAGCCAGCCTGTTTACAAGTCTGAGATGTTGATGTTGCTAGAGGACAAATCGTCGCAGACACAAGTGCTGGAGGATGCAGCGCAGCAAATTCAGCTAGGCGGGGGAGCTGACTTTACTACTCAGATTAACACCCAGCTTCAAGTTCTACTGAGTCGTCCACTGGTAAACAAGGCTGTGGTGCGGCTGAGCAAGAAGTATCCAAAACTTAAAGATGATGACATCGACGATGTCATCAAGCGCCTCGAAATTGAGCAGGTGACAAGAACCCAGGTGGTGTCAGTTGCTTTCAAAGACACCGATCGGCAGCTCGTCCAGGACATGTTAAAAGAACTGGCAAAAATATACATTGACTACAGTCAGGACGTTCAAAAATCGCAGGTCAGTGGAGCGATCACCTTTATCAACGCTGAGCTGCCACGGGTCCGGATGAATGTCGAGGCATCGGAAGAAGCGCTGCGGGATTTTCGCAGCAAAAATAATATCCTTGATCCGGAAGAGCAAGCAAAAGCGCTTAGTGGCGTCATGAGCGACTTAATGGAGGAAGCCGAGAAAGCAAAGGTCGAGCTTCAAACATCGCGAAAGCAATATCTTGCGCTCGCTTCCAGGCTGGGCAGCTCCCCAGAACAAGCACTGGCGGCGGCTACATTAAGTGAAGACAAAATCTATCAAGACGTACTCAAGCAGTATCAAGACACTGAGACGCAGCTTGCCCTTGAGAAAACACGCTTCAGAGACGATTACCCAACAGTACAAAATCTCAAAGACAAGCGAGACAGTCTTCAAAAGAGGCTTAATGAACAGGCTGGGGTTCTTCTTGGAGGAGATGGTAAACAGGCTGAATCGCTGCGAGATTCTCTAGCAGGGACTTTAGAAAGTAACAGGACCAGTTCAAGCACAGCGGATCGCTACGGCGAGTTGCGGGTTTCGCTGGCAGGGGATTTGGTAAAAGCTGAAAACCTCTACCTTGTGCAGTCTGCACGCGTCACAGGGCTAGAGGCAGCGAAAGAACGGCTGCTAGGAAAGTTTCAACTGGTACCCGGACTAGCAAAGCGCTATCAAGAACTCAATAGAAATGCAGTTATTGCTTCCGACAGCTTGAACCGTCTATTGCAACGGCTGCAGGAACTCGAGATTAAAGCGGCACAGGAATTATCGCCCTGGAGAGTGATTGAACCAGCTGTCCTTCCAGACAAAGAAAAGCCAGTGTGGCCAAAACCATTGGTGACGCTTGGAGTTGGTTCTATCTTGAGCGTGGTTTTTGGACTGCTTGTTGCTGTACTACTCGAAACATTCGACGATCGAGTGAAGACGGTCGAACGTGCGAAGGAGTTAATGCAGCTGCCGTTGCTAGGTGCTATTCCCTACAACGATGAACTAAATACCACAGCAAAGAGTGAAAAACAATCAAAGGAAATTGCGAAGATAAGCAAGAAAGCCAAAAGCAATGGCCGGGTGCAAAATCCACCCTATACGCGCTCAGCTTATGAGGAAGCCTTTCGCTCATTGCTGACAAACATTCGTTTTTTGAACTCTGACAAGAAGGTTAATACTTTCGTGATTTCTTCTTCGGCACCGGGCGAAGGAAAAAGCACTGTATCGACCAATCTGGCTCGTATCGCTGCCGAGTTAAACCGCAAGGTGCTCATTATAGACGCCGATCTGAGAAGACCGACAGTTGCAAAAAGGCTAGAACTTACAAACAGCCGAGGATTATCCTCAGTACTTGCAGGAAACCTATCGTGGCAGGAAGCGGTTCAAAAACTTGGTGAGAACCTCTTTGTATTAACCTCAGGGCCGATACCACCAAACCCAGTCTCGCTGCTTGACTCCCGGAAAATGGCTGAGTTGACAAAGCAGTGGCGCGAAGAATTTGATCTGGTACTGATCGATTCACCACCACTGATCGGTTTAACCGATGCAACCCTACTGGCCAGACATGCGGATGGCATTTTGATGGTGATCGGTCTAGAAACCGCCCGCAGAGGAGGGCTAAAAGGCGCTAGAGAACGCCTTGAGGCAGCGGGAGTGGTACCGATGGGTATGATTGCAAACGCCCTGAAAGTCGAATCAGAAGGGTATTACTACTATTACCAATATTATTATCATTACTATGGAGAGCCGACCCCCGAGGAGCAGAAAAAGCCCAAAGAACGCTGA
- a CDS encoding polysaccharide biosynthesis/export family protein has product MQMVISRLRISLAVLVLGLVLSEQCPAQVLSPTVAAQKTFSVQASTTSYTLGPGDGLQIIYFNVPEMSGSRTVLPDGTLSLPLIGSVRVTDMTAEELSERLSELYRPYLTKSRIAVTVERPRPITITVSGEVNRPGPYTTQPVQAVVATGSTSIGTIPTVITNRVNVSSAITQAGGLTEQADVRNVTLIRRLPGGQVVRQTLDLWALIQRGDVQQNPVLQDGDALVVEKAAVVNPEEYGYIANSNLSPDTINVQVVGEVIKPGQVQLNGSAPLTVALQAAGGLTNLADPNRVELLRVNRNGTVLHKIIDAKVERPIDQDKNPPLRNNDMIIVRRSFGGEIISGLNTALGPLGQIGNVLLLFRALR; this is encoded by the coding sequence ATGCAAATGGTGATCAGCAGACTACGAATTTCCCTCGCTGTGCTTGTTTTAGGCTTAGTGCTCTCCGAGCAATGTCCAGCTCAGGTGCTATCGCCGACGGTAGCTGCTCAGAAGACTTTTTCTGTTCAAGCGAGTACTACCAGCTACACTCTGGGGCCCGGCGATGGGCTGCAGATCATCTATTTTAACGTGCCAGAGATGTCAGGCTCACGAACGGTGCTACCGGACGGCACGCTCTCGCTACCTCTGATCGGCAGTGTCCGGGTTACGGACATGACCGCTGAAGAACTCTCAGAGAGGCTGAGTGAGTTGTACCGCCCTTACCTGACAAAATCAAGAATCGCCGTTACCGTCGAACGGCCCCGGCCAATCACCATAACAGTTAGTGGCGAGGTCAACCGTCCTGGCCCTTACACTACTCAGCCAGTGCAGGCGGTAGTCGCTACTGGCTCTACCTCCATCGGCACAATTCCAACAGTTATCACAAACAGAGTAAACGTCAGCTCGGCAATCACCCAGGCGGGCGGCCTGACCGAGCAAGCCGATGTTCGCAACGTTACTTTGATTCGTAGGCTCCCTGGCGGCCAGGTCGTTCGTCAGACACTGGATTTATGGGCTTTGATTCAGCGCGGCGACGTACAGCAAAATCCCGTTCTTCAGGACGGTGACGCTCTGGTCGTTGAAAAAGCAGCGGTCGTCAATCCTGAAGAGTACGGTTACATTGCCAATTCCAATCTCTCGCCTGATACGATCAACGTCCAAGTGGTCGGAGAGGTCATCAAACCTGGCCAGGTGCAGCTAAATGGTAGCGCTCCATTAACGGTGGCCTTGCAAGCTGCGGGGGGGTTAACAAATCTGGCCGATCCGAACCGTGTTGAGTTGTTGCGTGTCAATCGCAACGGCACCGTACTCCATAAAATTATCGATGCTAAAGTAGAGCGGCCCATTGATCAGGATAAAAATCCGCCCCTGCGGAACAATGACATGATTATTGTCCGTCGTTCTTTTGGTGGTGAAATCATCAGTGGTCTAAACACCGCTCTCGGCCCACTGGGCCAAATTGGTAATGTTCTGCTGCTATTTAGGGCTCTCCGCTAA